CAGTTGTGATAAGCCACTTCGCACTTCAAATTTAGCATCTTCAGTCTATCACGATTTTTGtaacatatattaataaatcatgctgtttcgtggttagatacggcctattgttagtcaaaaaatgtgcatacttAAGTAAATTTGACGCATTTCTTGGCGTAATGAGGGCGTGTTGTGTTGGAATAACTCGGTGTGGACCATACTGCAAATTGTGGTATCGATCCCATTACAatatagccactgcaggaagtattgTACAGAAAAAGGaggtaaaatgaacaaaaacaagtaactctcccaatgctaacaagtGTGAGCATAtgctatgtcttatttatgtcttattttctctataTTGgctgataggagtgtaaaggtgactataggggtgttatttcatgtctagagggctctaatcatgctacaaaccatatttacaaagtcattaactggttttctatgctgtaaatacccaaatattccatttataaataaggaatcatgataaacaagggattactgtaagactttattgatccacaagggaaattgttTGGTTACAGTaactcaattgcagaagaaaaagaaaagaaaaaatgccGTGCAATACGGATAAAATGAGTTGGATGGCGGGTGGAACGAATGAAGTCCGGTAGCATTCAcggtgggaacggaactggaggagtctgttggagagtgagctccgctgcccctctattgtccgatggagtgtgtgggtggggttgtccatcATGGacagcagtttgtccagtgtcctcctgtctctcactgttaTGAACGCCTCCAACTGAGTGCCGATAACTTGTTCGGCTTTCCGGATCAGGGCACTGGCTACCACAGACTGGTAGAAGATCTCCAGATACATATTGAAGGACCCAAGGCCATTAGGGATTCCAACCCTCGACTTCCTGATTGTGAGGCCAACATATTATAAAGTCAGCagtgcaaaaataataaagaatatgaagaacaacaacaaaaatgatattTGTGAATGCAAACATTGACGAGAACTGAGAAATATCAATCTCACCACAGTACTACGGATGCAACACTGATACTACCGCTGGTATGAATGTTTGGAATTGAATAAGCATGGTGAAATAGACATGCGTGCGATACTTAGTGATCCCTAAGGAAATAGAAAGCCGTTCATTGATGATGTAGTCGGACCACAGCGGCAAACACACGATGCCAATCGAAAGTGAGCGTTACGGTCTTTGTAAAGACGCAATTGTTGCGCTCgtgttggatctcattagattgtgcagatgTAGCCAGTCAAGTGTGTAGTGATGCATATTAAAAGCATTCACACAGAATGATGCGGCCACTAGAGACCAGAAGAATCTCACTGAAAGGCAACTGCGTGATTATTTGAGTCGTGACCTTCGTGTAAAGCTGCAATCTTCctgttatcaaaaaaaaaaaccccaggcTTGCTGTTGAGAAAACAACCACTCTCTCTTAAGAGCCCTTCGACTGTGAGTGAAAACCCTTCAAAGAACATCGCGTCTTGTCTTCAACCAGAGGTTGTGTCTCAACTACCAGGTTGCAGGTTGCACTCAAAACCAACAACCTCCtgcctcatggacatgataccgcccCTGACCCGCCCCAGCCTGATGTACGCGCCCCGTGTATATACTCGCCACTTgacagaggacagctttgtaaaaaaaaaacatttttaaaagaagcttcgctacatatcttaaaataaaacccAACAATATGCCAAATATCAGCAATTAAGCAAAATTAGCTTTCAATGGTGGTATGTGTCTCTGGAGTCTGTTTatgaacacaaaaacaaaaaaatcttaaccatgcttcgctacacatcttaaaataaagcttggCACTATGCCAATTATCACCAATTATGCTAAATaagtttttaatgatgttctaacagtgatATATGTCTCTAGAGTCTGTTtatgaacacacaaaaaaacaaaatcttaaCCAGGCTTCACtaaacatcttaaaataaagcctggcaCTATGTCAATTATCACCAATTATGATGAataactttttaatgatgttcaaaCACTCGTATGCGTCCCTAGAGTCTGTTTAGAGTCTGTTTAtgaacaccaaaaaaaatcattttaaccaggcttcactacacgtcttaaaataaCTCCTGGCATTAAGCCAAATGTCACCACTTAAGCAAATTACGGTAGCTTTTAATAATGTTCTCACAGTGATATGTGTCCTTAGTCTGTTGAtgagcaccaaaaaaaaaaatcttaaagaggcttcgctacacgtctTCAGATAAAACCCGGCACTACGCCAAGTGTCGccaattttgtaaaattactttttaaatgatgttctaacacTGACGTGGCCCTAGAGTCTGTTTATGAGcgtaaaaaaaagcccacacaatcttaggcttcactacacatcttaaaactgGCCTGGCagtctggagctctgccaactatccgtcatTCAGCTATAGATGTGAGAGCTGTAAGATTGATCATTTAgtgtttcttcagcaaataaCCGAGCATAAAGTTGCTGGAAAGTAGATAAAAGTACACAACAGCGCTTCGTGGAGACACACGGCCTGTCTGAGGCAGGCGTggccaaacacagctcattagcataaaGGCTAACACACGCAAAACGCTGTGGTTTACACTTTCATTCCGGCATCAAGGCCAGAGTTTGGGCAACAGACATCCTCTGACACATTTcaaattgatgaaaaatactataatatgacTTTTAATCGTATTTTATACAGCTGCAAGAGGGTGTCACCTTAAAAGGACTCAATAGATGCTACAGGTTGCCTCCCGCTGCTATCGACGTGAGAGTCACTGTCCAATGTCTATTATTGGCTCTTTAAAAGGCTGTTGCGTTCAAGTACACTCGGACGTTGTCCCATTaactaaaatgtatttctaacaGCAGATGAGCTTTATCAAATGAGCTCGTCAGACACAATGAATCCACGTTTACTTGCTTAGTCATGCGTTTTGTTTATCGGGACGTTTCGAGGTCAGACCTCGTCAACTATATAAGTGCGATACTTCCCAGCATCCTCGAATGCAGCACAGCTCCACAATGAAGGTTGAAAGCCGCTTTTATTCTGGGCGGCAGCCAGCTAAACACAATTACCAAATATTCTCTTTGTTGCTTTTATGACTGCGCGTGCCCTTGCTTGTCAGGAACAAAGCTGCGCTCGCTTTCAGTTTAAAAAGtatggaaaaacaacaacaacaaaaactcaAAGTGAGCGAGCTTTACTGTCGGTACTTGTTGGCCTGTTGTAGCTAGCTCGGCGTGGAGCAACAGTGCCACCCGCTGGTCGAAGCAGGTCACTACATGCTGGTGTGACGTTCTTGTCAATGAGATGAGAGGTaggaaaaaagtcatgattGGCTGTTTAAGTTATGTTTGAAATAGGATGCCACAGGATTCGGTGTGCGTTCCTGGTGGACGACTTTGCCTCCACTCACCAAGTTCCTGCGTGCAGAAGTTAAGCGAGCTCGCAAAGCAGACGGCTGACCTTTCACCTGCCTGCAAGCATCCTGCAGGCTCCTCTCCGGCCAGGCCAGGCCAGGCCAGGCCAGGTGCGCAGCTGAGAATGCGCCAGCATCGTGCCAAGCAAGGCAGTGGTCTAGCGGGCCCGCTGCCCGTCGGCACACTGGAGCGGGTCAGAACCAAGGTGTTATGTAGAGCACGGAGCAATAGATGTAGGAGGACCCGGGGCGGATGAGACCTTGCCATCCACCGCTGGCAGCCTGCAgggaaggacaggaagtgctcccatcACTTGGACAGTCATTAATTAGTGGACCATGACGAGGTGGCGGGTTAGACTAATTAGCACTCAGCTGAAGATTTGGCCGCCATTTCCTTGCCTGTGGCGTGTTTGGATCTTTTTTGCATCTATAcaccaaaaaaatactttattataAAACGTCGCGCTTTTTTTAAAcctcatttttggggggatttttAGATGCACTttaccgccacctacaggacggggcatcatgttaaaaaactacatacagtatataaaaaacatatttaaagtataatttaattataattcatgtttatttttgtatataatgtgggttttttttaacaaatgacctaaaacagtgcttctcaattatTGGGGGGGCGCTAGTGAGGGGAGGTTGTCTGCATGATTGGCAGGCCTGTTCGTGTCATgattcatgcttgaacgatgctggtgccagcaactcatacagtggtttgtacaaagAAAGAAATATTACAGCTTTGCAAGAACAATAAAATACTCATAAAAACAGCTGTTcccttggggggggggcatgacagaaaagacTTGATATCCACTGACGACaagaattttgttttttttttccccatttttgcagttttttttaaatgatcttggCAAATActcgtagtattatgactttattccattaatgttagaactttttccccaagctaactttccaaaaacaacaactttttgACAAATGACGACGTTTCGTTTTGTTagttcctcacaatattacaactttttcaaaaataacacattttgtctttattatttcaacattgatactaaaataatattatgagcttattcacataaaattgtgactttttttaatattttgactttattctcagtaaattacagcatttttccattttcctctTTGCTCTTGTAAATGCTCTTCTGCTAATGTTCTGCTTTTATTCCCGTGATGTTTGGACCTTATTTCCATAATggcataactttttcccccaacataattttccaaaaattacagctttattttgttgtttgtttatcataatattaccaccgtatataaaataacatatctcaactctgtgctactaaaatgaccttttttttcctcacaatatttcacgtttattcacataaaaattgccttttttgtcttaatattttgactttatcctcgtcaaactacagctgtttttttttcctttttctgctgttgtggtgtgttttctctttaattttccaactttaatgtccacttccttcttgtaaatgtccTTCTGGTGATCTTATGAGGTTGTCCCCATCATATTTGGACCTCATTACCGGAACAGTATCActatttccccaacctaattttccaaaaattacaactttgctttgtttgtttgttcctcataatattataaataatattctATGAACTTtagcctttgctctttttccccccatttttgctgttgttttattttccagatatttgaactttcttcttaaataatctttaaaGATGTGTACCCCATATTGTGGCTTAATTCTTTATTTGTTCTTCTTcatatgtcttatattgttttggatatttcaactgtgctgcTCAATGCTGACATTATCTTCCTAATaggacaagtttattcttgtacgttacaatagaatttcttttcttgatattttgatttgatcgtgttatttgtttttgttttatttattttatgttatttttattggttctgttatggctttattcccataatgttagaacattttccccaacctaattttccaaaacttccaactttatttgttgttcgTCACGATGTCACGAAGTTCAACGAAAacgtctttttttccctttaaaatttcaacttgatgctactaaaatgacgtggATTACCGCCACCTGCAGGCCTGGGGTGGAACACCATCCAAACCATAATTCCGTGTGTTGGctgtacctaatgctgtgtcCGTGTGGGTGGAGCTCTGACAGAGGATGCGAGGGTAATTGCGTGGCCCCCACGTGTGCGAAAAACGACATCATGTTCATTTCCAATTATTTAGAAATAAAGCGACGGGAGGAGGTCAGAGTTCAGGGTGTGAAGGagaacgccccccccccccggagcTGCCGTATAGGAACCGGAGCGTATGGCTCGCCAGATGTTTGCCCACATGGCCGACGAGGGACCGAGACGTCCACTTTTCAGGCATTCCGTGCGCTCGGTGTCCTCCACCGGCAAGGCGTTCCTGTGGACCAAACATCTACCAACGAAAAGCAGGCACTTGTGAGCCGCAGCGCTTTAAAGCGGAGGTAGCAGGAATGGTGGACCAGACCATCCGTACCAAACATGGACTCTCTTTGCGTTTCCATCTTCTTGTAGGTCCCTTCTGTTGATGGTAACACCGGCGTTTACATTTACGTGTCCGACCGCCCTGCGGCAAATTGCTCCTGACTCAGCAGATCGATGAGCCGCCAGCAAGCGTTCAATCGTGACGCTGATGTCCAAGTCGGCGCCTCTCAGCGGCGCTCagacaaacacgcacacaaaaggGCGAGCAGACGCTCGTGCTGCTGTTGAAAATGAGACTGGAGGCTCGCTGGAGACGCCATGACGGCGCTCGGTGGAGGATTTGAAAATCAATTGGCACGCAATGAGATCAAATGAGGGCGTTCAAGCTCGCTGGCAAAGTCGGAGGAAAGTTTTTTTGACAGTAATTGCATTCGCCATCTTGGTCGTTATTCCCGCTCAAACGCGGCAATTAACATTTAAACAACAATGTGGGCTTCGAGGCGATGGCAGCACACGTGACAAGCTGCGTAACGGAGCAGACTGTGCCacgttgggggtgggggggccaAAGTGCGGCATGGGGGCCCCTTAAGGGCCACTAAAAATATGCCaattggcacattgtagaaataaaagtgGTCCAACAAGGTTGAATGTTTTCCATTCATGCTGCGAGCACGCAGCAGCAGGCACTTTCACCACACAGTTGCTCATTTCGCAgtgatttcacacagcaacatagaaaggaacgctacacctcgcgtcaaacacacaaacacagctccgatacgtagcgttacctttggctggtggcctgaggcgttgtgagcgagcgtgtggtgaagctagcaggctagtagctagctgctgtggtgtggcgaggtgtcgcGACGCCactaacgtagttcttgggcgtaacaatgctaataatgataataatagcaatgtcctgaagaccatcacactaccaccaccacgttTTACTGTTGTTacgatgtaatgggacacacaccttccaaaaagttaaacttttgtattttcccaaaaggtctttgggatcatcaagacgttttttttgttcagcagtggttttggccTTAGGCCATTTTTGCCCGGTATCTTTCCcagtgacctctcggatgagtcgtctgtcgctgtgctcttggggtcatttcggTCGGCCGGccactcttgggaaggttcaccactgttccatgttttccccatttgtggataatggctctcactgtggtttgctggagtcccaaagctttagaaatgcctCTATAACCTTTTGCACACTTTCTGAATGACtttcttatttttccatttgttcCTGATTGTCTTTACATCTCAGCGTGATGTGTGGCTTTTGAGGatctacttcactttgtcaggcaggtcctatttaagtgatttcttgattgagaacgGGCCAAACCGccatattgcgagggacgactgtatttttcggacatgttgagtTGTGTAACTGTAAACATGTGGTGCCCTTGGTACTGAACTAAAGTGTGACCTCCTCTCCCGagtacaaaacacaaaaagtgaCACTTGGCACCGCAGACTTTGGAAGCGACAGACGAGCCCAGGCGGCGCGGCGGTAAACATTTCAGACGATTTAGCAAAAGTCCCCGCGGAGTGGCGCCAGTTGTTTCTGTTTAAGGTTCAGACTGTGCGCGCCAGCTGGGCAGCCTCGCCGTTGGCCGCGCAAACTTCCTTCAACGCGGCGGCGAGAGCCGCGAACAGAAGAGCGATTTGAGGGAGTCAACAAAAGCCCGCCTGGCGCCGCGCTGCGATGCCAGGCTAGGTGTTAAGCTGCGCCGCTTTCACAAAATCCTTTGCTAAATCTCCCAACCAAACTACGCCAAACACGCCGACTTAAAGTAGGAAAACGTACTCATGTGCTTTCTAGGCCACAGCCAAGGTGCCCTTCAACCTCTTCTATGCTAGCTTGGGACAAGCCTGTGTTGTGCAGTGTGCGTTAGTTTTCACAGAAATAGCAGTCTCCTGCCGACTATCGCCTGCTTACAATTAACACCCTTCCTGGGGGGGGGgagcaaagttgatattaataatggcctttttcaccaatatcacaaagctgagatgcagcctTTTGTcaaatatataacttctttgcatcgttacaaaatatccacgtggcaaagttgcatcctttcatttttcactgtttggacacccctgattcaTGTGACAAAAGACTGCTAGGTTGGAGCGAATGGGCTGGTGAAATTAGCGCATCAACACTTTGCACCGTTTTATTGATACccttgcttgctaacttgctaataTTTCTGGAGAAAAACAATTGTAGTCGGGCAGGATCGTAAGCGCAGcacagaggttatgtttttgtttgtctgtttgtgttgaaaataacttgaaaagctctgaatggatttggataaaACTTtaaggaattgtcggaaatgggatatggaagaactgattacattttgtggctgatccggatcaccatctggattcaggaatttttttaagCATGCTAGTATTGCTaccatgctaatattagcatagtagcatttttatccattttcatgGTAGGCACTTATatgaacacttagcactatcatgctaggtgctagcatgttaacattagcataataGCATTTTTTGTGATCTTTATGAATATTAACTTAAGCggacactattatgctaggtgttatcaTGCTAAAGTTAGAATGTTGGCATTCTTTCAATCATTCAAAACCttctatgttgtgttttttatgggcaaggaatgtaaatatgtagataaaacaaatgtaggactaatatttatggtgtaaatcacaatatgggggcaaGTATGGCGTTTGGCGGAGGTtctagtttttattttgttagctGTCTTGGTTAGCTCAGCGCTTCAACACATCCCACCCTCAcggttcactgactcacagccTTGATTCCAGGATGTCTCACGACACACAAGTTAAAACATGTGAAACTAAAATGTCCAATACTGCCTCAATGAATCCAAGTAAAATGTCCAATACTGCCTCAATGAATCCTGACTTGGCAGCCGTTTTGAACAGGAGTGCATTCTGTCCACAGGCGGGGTCCAAAGTGAGCGGGGATGGGTTACGACCTCAAAGCCGCTTTCAGCTCCTCCAGGACTTCCATGCCGCTGCTCCAGGAAATGACCCGAGCCTTCAGCGCGTCCTTTTCGTCTGTCCCGTCCAGCCTGGCCAGCAGTTTCTCCAGGGCGTACCCCTTCCTTGGCATCACCGCGTCACGCCCCCTCAGGCAGGAAGCGGGGCAGAGGTCGTTGCCGCCGTCCCCCACGTAGAAGACGCAGCGGTACTCGGAGCGCTCGGCCAGGTAGACCTCCAGGACCCGTCGCTTGCACAGGTTGTCGGGGCAGCGGCCGCAGTCGTGGGCGTGGTGGCGCCGCACCTCCATGCGGCCCCGCTCGTTGAACCTGGCCGGGTTGGTGAACACGTGGTCCACCGCCGCCAGGAGGCCCGCGGCGCCGAGGATCCAGTCGATGAAGAGGGTGTTGGCGTCGGAGATGACGATGCAGTCGATGGCATTTTTGTTCTCCGATATGAACGTCAGCAAGTCCGTCATTCCCGCCGTGAAGGGAATGCTCTCCATCACGCTGCGGATCCTGTCAGGACCCACTTCCTGCTCTCCTGGACGGACACAAGGTCAAGTTAGGCCGGCTACCTTCTTCCTTATTTCCTCCGCCAGCATACATGTCACGCAGATACGTCATAAAGTGGCACATTGTGGCGCCGCGACGCCATGAAGACCGGTcggctctttatttgacaggagccaatcatcagctgtgaaaaaactcacgagctTGTCGACTCTTTGGAAACTCACATGAAACTCATCATacggcaacttaacactcaaacgttacaCCTCAGAAATGAACAAACGTGTACCAATACGcctttaacatgaaaaaaaaacattttaaaatgttccatttcatttgagaaaaccatttcattggaggagagcatagaaagcatagaaaatggctgcttttgtccaccagagggaggatCCGGTGGCCGAAGCAAAAAGGTAATTGCAGCAAtgcaatgaatgcgttgctcagactcGATGCCTTATGGGacagctttaaaatgttttttgtaattttaatcatattgggacatgtttgtatatttgtacataCCCCTTTGGAGCATAAAGTTAccgtgtgatgaatttagtgctgttagtaaagtgttcttgaTAGCGTTATACTGGTGTTCACACTAcgtccagtgggttgacaagctgctagctcgtgattggctcctgcccaacaaagagctaccgtttcctatgctccaactatgaaaatattccatttctaaataaggaatcctactttgcggaaattcacttatcacgggcgGCCCCGTAACCGGTTTTAACGGCGATCACGAGGGACTGCTGTGATGAGGTTATACTTACCGATGTAGTTCATGACTCTTCCCATGAATTCAGTCCAGTGGCCTTTCCTGTAAGAGTTCCTCACGGTCTCAGGCAAGGTCTGATCAGGAAGgcatctaaaaaataaaaaaaacttgtgtAAATTCACCAGGGTGACGATTTctatgtacaaaataatactCAAATCATGTCCAACCTGggcattatctttgtaaatgcaCCATTTTAGCTCCAGTTATTGTAGCTAATGTTATGCCCCGTGAGCACATCTGCGGGATATATCCTACAGAGGCAGTACGCTATTAAATAATCCA
The sequence above is a segment of the Dunckerocampus dactyliophorus isolate RoL2022-P2 chromosome 3, RoL_Ddac_1.1, whole genome shotgun sequence genome. Coding sequences within it:
- the phospho2 gene encoding pyridoxal phosphate phosphatase PHOSPHO2 isoform X1 — its product is MGTMKTLMVLDFDHTVVDDNSDTWVIRCLPDQTLPETVRNSYRKGHWTEFMGRVMNYIGEQEVGPDRIRSVMESIPFTAGMTDLLTFISENKNAIDCIVISDANTLFIDWILGAAGLLAAVDHVFTNPARFNERGRMEVRRHHAHDCGRCPDNLCKRRVLEVYLAERSEYRCVFYVGDGGNDLCPASCLRGRDAVMPRKGYALEKLLARLDGTDEKDALKARVISWSSGMEVLEELKAALRS
- the phospho2 gene encoding pyridoxal phosphate phosphatase PHOSPHO2 isoform X2, whose amino-acid sequence is MKTLMVLDFDHTVVDDNSDTWVIRCLPDQTLPETVRNSYRKGHWTEFMGRVMNYIGEQEVGPDRIRSVMESIPFTAGMTDLLTFISENKNAIDCIVISDANTLFIDWILGAAGLLAAVDHVFTNPARFNERGRMEVRRHHAHDCGRCPDNLCKRRVLEVYLAERSEYRCVFYVGDGGNDLCPASCLRGRDAVMPRKGYALEKLLARLDGTDEKDALKARVISWSSGMEVLEELKAALRS